ATAATATATTGCGCGATTAGTTTTTGACCTTTACTAAGTTTTGGAAATTCTTTTTGTATTTGACTAATTAAGTCTTTTTTATTTTCATCGACCATATTTTATCATCCCATAATATTATTTTATGCGTTTATTAAATTATATCCTGCAAGCAAAGCCGCTTTATTCAAATTTTCTGTTCCAGCAGGAACTCTTTTCAAGACTGATTTTTCCAATGATTCTTTAGAAACAGCATTTGTTATCGCTTGAATTGCGCCGATCGCAACGATATTTGCAACCATCGGTTTTTTAACTTCCTCCGCTGCTGTATTTAGAATAGGAATTTGAATTACATTAAATGGCAGGTTCTCAGGCAATCGAATCGTTGAATCCACAACTAAAATACCATTTTCCTTTAATGTGTTGATATACTTATCACATGCAATTTGGGTAAGTGATAATAGTAAATCTGCCTTCTCAACTTTAGGATAATCAATTTCTTCTATACTGATAATCACTTCCGCCTTACTTGCACCCCCTCTAGCCTCAGGGCCATAGGACTGGGATTGAATTGCATTTTTACCATCCAGTATTGCAGCCTCAGCTAGAATAATACCTCCTAAAATCAATCCTTGCCCACCGGAACCAGTCAGTCTTATTTCTGTCTGCATATTCATATTATCACTCCTTTCTATATTTCGCAATAATTTTACTATATTCTTCTGTATATTCAGGCTCTATGATATTTTTGAATTCTCCAATCAGTAATTTCCCGCTTCGTTTCTCCATCGGAAGTTTTTCTGCTGCTTTTACATCTAGAGTAGCCTCTTTTAAATCCTTTAACATATCTACAGCAGAGCCTTTTTTATTTTTACGTCCATAATACGTTGGGCACACACTGATAGCATCCACTAAAGAAAAACCTTTATTTTCAATTGCTTTTTCAATTAACTTGATCAATTGATTTGCATGGTATGCCGTTCCTCGAGCTATATAAGTAGCGCCAGCAGCATCCGCAAGTTTGCAGATGTCAAAAGGTTTATCGATATTTCCATAAGGTGCTGTTGTTCCATAGTCCTGACTCGGTGTCGTCGGAGAATATTGTCCTCCTGTCATTCCGTAGATATTATTATTAAAAACGATGGTAGTAATTCCGATATTTCTTCTGCTAGCATGAATTAAATGGTTACCACCAATAGCCGAACAATCTCCATCTCCTGTGATTACAATAACTTCTAATTCCGGGTTAGCCAGTTTAATTCCCGTAGCAAATGCTAACGCTCTCCCATGTGTTGTATGTAGGGTATTAAAATCCATGTAGCCGCTGGATCTCGAAGAACATCCAATACCGGAAACTACACATACTTTATCTTTATCTAAATTTAAATTTTCAATCGCCATAGCTAAAGATCTCATTATAATTCCATGTCCACAACCGGGACACCATATGTGGGGCAATCGATCCATTCTTAAATTATTACGAATTAATTCACTCGCCATTTTATAGAACCTCCCTAATCTTAGCTATTATTTCATCAGGAGTTATTGCTTCCCCAGTTACTTTTCCTAGGCTATAAATTTTACTCTCTCCAGATGCAATTCTTTCGATTTCCAAAGAATACTGACCTAAATTTAGCTCTGGAACAATTATTTTATCGACGTTCTTACATAGTTTTTTAATTTCCTTTTCTGGTGATGGCCAAATTGTTATCGCCTTAAATAATCCTACTTTATAGCCCAATTTTCTGGCTTGCTTTACTGCGCTTCTTGCAGATCGATATGTACCACCATAAGCCAAAACAACAACTTCTGCATCTTCCATATATTCTTCTTCGTACATGACGATGTCATCTACATGATCACTTACCTTGTTCATAATTCTTCTAAGCAGTTTATCCGATGTCGCTGAAC
Above is a genomic segment from Alkaliphilus oremlandii OhILAs containing:
- a CDS encoding 2-oxoacid:acceptor oxidoreductase family protein, yielding MNMQTEIRLTGSGGQGLILGGIILAEAAILDGKNAIQSQSYGPEARGGASKAEVIISIEEIDYPKVEKADLLLSLTQIACDKYINTLKENGILVVDSTIRLPENLPFNVIQIPILNTAAEEVKKPMVANIVAIGAIQAITNAVSKESLEKSVLKRVPAGTENLNKAALLAGYNLINA
- a CDS encoding 2-oxoacid:ferredoxin oxidoreductase subunit beta: MASELIRNNLRMDRLPHIWCPGCGHGIIMRSLAMAIENLNLDKDKVCVVSGIGCSSRSSGYMDFNTLHTTHGRALAFATGIKLANPELEVIVITGDGDCSAIGGNHLIHASRRNIGITTIVFNNNIYGMTGGQYSPTTPSQDYGTTAPYGNIDKPFDICKLADAAGATYIARGTAYHANQLIKLIEKAIENKGFSLVDAISVCPTYYGRKNKKGSAVDMLKDLKEATLDVKAAEKLPMEKRSGKLLIGEFKNIIEPEYTEEYSKIIAKYRKE